The Brassica napus cultivar Da-Ae chromosome C7, Da-Ae, whole genome shotgun sequence genomic interval CCTCTTCTTCATTGATCAAGCTCTTCAATCCAAACGCCACAATGAATAACAAGAAAGCCAATGCCTCAAGTGATGATATTGGCGCTTCGATTGTTATATTCTCTTTCCATGTACTTGCCAGCTCTTTGGCCTTAAACTGAAGTTGAGGTTTTTCTGATCCTCCAATTCCTGCCAGCTCCTCTAAAAACAGAACCAAGTTCTTCAGGAGTGACTCTTGTAAGCAGCCCAACTTTTGTCTTCGGTAAGCAGTTCTAAGCTGTCTGTCAACTAGATCCGGAACGAATTTCGCTGGATTAGATATAGCTCTAAGGTAACTGGATACTTCATGACGTTCAAGACCAATTGTTGAGAGTTCATGAAGCAGAAAAGCATCTCCAGTAGAAAGCTCAGGCTCTGCTGCAATGGGCTGTGTCTCGTGCTTAACAAGCACACTGCTCCTCAGTCTTATCTCTGTGTTCTTCAACTCTGTCTTCTTCAACTCAAGCTCGTTTCCAGTGTGCTCCAGTTCAGCCTTCTTCAGCTCAAATTCGTTTCCTGTCTTCTTCAATTCTGCCTTCTTCAGCTCAAGTTCGTTTCCAGTGTGCTCCAGCGACGTCCTCAGCTCAATGAGTGTTTTCTCTTCCGACTTGATCTGGTTCCTTATCAAACCAAGTGCCTTTTCTTTGTCACTTGCTTCAACCTCTGTTGCTTTAAGTTTATCTGTTTGTTGCTCAACCTGCTTCTGGATCTCAGCCAACTTTAAACTCAGAGCTTGAAGCTGATTTTCCTTCACCTCAACCTCCTCAATGACCATGTTCAGATGGTCATGTAAAGTCTTCAACATCTGAGAAGAATCAGTTTTTAGTTTCTTAGCACCAGAAAGTGCTGGTTCATCTTCAACACTTCTTTTCTCCATCGCAAACTAACCAAATGGATTCAACAGCAACGTGCAGAGAGCAAATCTTAACAGAGAATCTTAACAGAAACCTGCAAATCATGAGTGGGATACAACAGTAAATGAGTGGACGGACAAACACATTGTAACAAAAACCCACCACACAGGTCACATAAAAAAGCATTATTTAGGTTCAGAAAGGCAAATGCCCAACAAATAGAAACACATTGTATGTATATTGCAGGAAAAGGTAACTCTTAGATGCAAAGCACTAGC includes:
- the LOC106446522 gene encoding FRIGIDA-like protein 5; translation: MEKRSVEDEPALSGAKKLKTDSSQMLKTLHDHLNMVIEEVEVKENQLQALSLKLAEIQKQVEQQTDKLKATEVEASDKEKALGLIRNQIKSEEKTLIELRTSLEHTGNELELKKAELKKTGNEFELKKAELEHTGNELELKKTELKNTEIRLRSSVLVKHETQPIAAEPELSTGDAFLLHELSTIGLERHEVSSYLRAISNPAKFVPDLVDRQLRTAYRRQKLGCLQESLLKNLVLFLEELAGIGGSEKPQLQFKAKELASTWKENITIEAPISSLEALAFLLFIVAFGLKSLINEEEAALLASSVFHYTQGPKLFQFFGLKRKIPEFVRDLIKDHQYIPAVRIICLLDLKDFSATTLLMKEITVLRHSAMGKVQNKYVGRLRAIVELVADYKLDIDLPGELIAKLVFLRENSTPPELHCSVEVAEETCTSSSNPKAACSGVHFLVPKRETKPLVNPMY